A single genomic interval of Oleidesulfovibrio alaskensis DSM 16109 harbors:
- a CDS encoding outer membrane protein assembly factor BamD: MRRTIVRFMVMLPLLATLSGCGIIDYFFLPPPEDTAQELFESGNDAMREKDYASATGYFSKLKDNFPFSPYAIEAELSLGDAYFLDEEYAMAAEAYKEFETLHPRHKAIPYVLFQIGNANLKSFVSIDRPQTNVAEAYEYFSRVRESYPGSEYAQKAGELLGECRRLMAEHELFVADFYWRTGKFRSAASRYQHVAQEFPDVEDLRAYAEEKGKIAYLRATEEKAQQDRDRRHGSWKQWFEWL; this comes from the coding sequence ATGCGTAGAACCATTGTACGCTTTATGGTGATGCTGCCGTTGCTGGCAACTCTTTCCGGCTGCGGCATCATTGACTATTTTTTCCTGCCTCCGCCGGAAGACACCGCGCAGGAGCTTTTTGAATCCGGTAATGATGCCATGCGTGAAAAAGATTACGCATCCGCCACCGGCTATTTCAGCAAGTTGAAAGATAACTTCCCCTTCAGTCCGTATGCCATCGAGGCCGAACTGTCGCTGGGGGATGCATACTTTCTGGATGAAGAATATGCCATGGCGGCAGAGGCATATAAGGAATTTGAAACTCTGCATCCGCGGCATAAAGCCATTCCGTATGTGCTTTTTCAGATAGGCAATGCCAACCTGAAAAGTTTTGTGTCCATTGACAGACCGCAGACCAATGTTGCGGAGGCATACGAATACTTCAGCCGTGTGCGTGAGTCTTATCCGGGCAGCGAGTATGCCCAGAAAGCCGGCGAATTGCTGGGAGAGTGCCGCAGGCTTATGGCCGAGCATGAACTCTTCGTGGCGGATTTTTACTGGCGTACCGGAAAATTCCGTTCCGCGGCATCCCGCTATCAGCATGTGGCGCAGGAGTTTCCGGATGTGGAAGACCTGCGGGCGTATGCCGAGGAAAAAGGGAAAATAGCCTATCTGCGTGCCACGGAAGAAAAGGCGCAGCAGGACAGAGACCGGCGCCACGGCTCGTGGAAGCAGTGGTTCGAGTGGTTGTAA
- the trxB gene encoding thioredoxin-disulfide reductase, with translation MKLYDSIVIGGGPAGMTAALYLLRSGVSVAWCEKLSPGGQMLMTEEIENYPGFPKGLKGYELVDLFAAHLDGWSFDKYTDEVAEIIPGNGVHRVRVGDEWVEGKTLIICSGARYKRLGLPNEERLTGKGISYCALCDGNFFRGQEVGVVGGGNSALEESLYLSKLVKKLHLIHRRDDFRAMKCYQDKVCIKPDIEVVRSTVVTEIHGENALEGVTLRNLKTGEEHFLKLDGLFVFIGFEPVTGFFPDQLGVDAQGFIITDVEMATNVPGIFAAGDVRSKLCRQVTTAVGDGATAANSAFLYLEQLDA, from the coding sequence ATGAAGCTCTACGATTCCATTGTTATCGGAGGGGGGCCGGCAGGCATGACGGCCGCCCTTTATCTTCTTCGTTCCGGTGTTTCCGTTGCATGGTGCGAAAAGCTGTCACCCGGCGGTCAGATGCTGATGACGGAAGAAATCGAGAATTACCCGGGATTTCCCAAAGGATTGAAAGGGTACGAGCTGGTGGATTTGTTTGCCGCTCACCTCGATGGCTGGTCATTTGATAAATATACTGACGAAGTGGCTGAAATTATTCCCGGAAACGGCGTGCACAGGGTGCGTGTGGGCGATGAGTGGGTTGAAGGAAAGACCCTCATTATCTGCTCCGGTGCCCGTTACAAGCGTCTGGGGCTGCCTAACGAAGAAAGGTTGACCGGTAAGGGGATTTCATACTGCGCGCTGTGTGACGGCAACTTTTTCCGCGGTCAGGAAGTCGGCGTCGTCGGCGGAGGGAACTCCGCGCTCGAAGAGTCGCTGTATCTTTCTAAGCTTGTGAAAAAGCTGCACCTGATCCACCGTCGCGATGATTTCCGCGCTATGAAATGCTATCAGGACAAGGTGTGCATCAAGCCTGATATCGAGGTTGTGCGCAGCACCGTAGTAACTGAGATTCACGGTGAAAATGCTCTCGAAGGCGTTACCTTGCGCAACCTGAAGACCGGTGAAGAACATTTTCTTAAACTTGATGGGCTGTTTGTGTTTATCGGCTTTGAGCCTGTTACCGGATTTTTCCCGGACCAGCTCGGCGTTGATGCGCAGGGGTTCATCATTACGGACGTGGAAATGGCGACGAATGTTCCCGGTATTTTTGCCGCGGGCGATGTGCGTTCCAAGCTGTGCCGTCAGGTGACTACCGCCGTTGGCGACGGTGCCACAGCAGCCAATTCTGCTTTCCTTTATCTGGAACAGCTTGATGCGTAG
- the trxA gene encoding thioredoxin — translation MAVQVTDSNFEAEVIKSELPTLIDFWAPWCGPCRAMGPVIDELAAEFAGKVNIVKMNVDENPATPSKYGIRAIPTLILFKGGEVVEQITGAVSKSSIKDMITQKALG, via the coding sequence ATGGCTGTGCAGGTTACCGATAGCAATTTTGAAGCTGAAGTGATCAAGTCTGAACTCCCCACCCTGATTGATTTCTGGGCACCCTGGTGCGGCCCGTGCCGTGCTATGGGACCGGTCATCGACGAACTGGCAGCCGAATTCGCCGGAAAGGTGAACATCGTCAAGATGAATGTTGACGAAAATCCCGCAACCCCCAGCAAGTACGGCATCCGCGCCATCCCCACCCTTATTCTTTTCAAGGGCGGAGAAGTTGTTGAGCAGATCACCGGCGCAGTGTCCAAGAGCAGCATAAAGGACATGATCACCCAGAAGGCTCTTGGGTAA
- the tsaD gene encoding tRNA (adenosine(37)-N6)-threonylcarbamoyltransferase complex transferase subunit TsaD, with translation MRCLGIESSCDETALAIVDDGRLVDAVMSTQAELHALFGGVVPELASREHYRLIGRMFDSLMLRCGLGVQDIDVISVARGPGLLGSLLVGVGFAKGLALAGGQRLVGVNHLHAHLLAAGLEHRLVFPALGVLVSGGHTHLYRIDSPRNFTLVGRTLDDAAGEAFDKVAKMLNLPYPGGRFIDVLGHMADPDDSMFPRPYTDNDNLDFSFSGLKTAVSTWLKAHGGTALAAPPAESELQAMLQNNVLPSGMSADMPLVCASFNAAVADTLYIKTRRALQRLGGRGQIRSVVVAGGVAANSRVRTSMQRLAAEEGLHLHLPSPALCTDNGAMIAYTGWLLASEGLHHSLELETMPRGRVIPDDYIHDAH, from the coding sequence ATGCGTTGTTTAGGTATTGAATCAAGCTGTGACGAGACTGCTCTGGCCATAGTGGACGACGGCCGTCTGGTCGATGCTGTGATGTCCACACAGGCGGAACTGCATGCGCTTTTTGGCGGGGTTGTGCCTGAACTGGCCTCGCGCGAGCATTACCGGTTGATTGGGCGCATGTTTGATTCGCTTATGCTCCGGTGCGGACTTGGCGTTCAGGATATTGATGTGATTTCTGTAGCCCGTGGGCCGGGTTTGCTGGGAAGCCTCCTCGTGGGGGTGGGGTTTGCCAAGGGGCTGGCATTGGCCGGAGGCCAGCGGCTGGTAGGTGTCAATCATCTGCATGCTCACCTGCTGGCTGCGGGGCTGGAGCACCGCCTTGTTTTTCCTGCTCTGGGAGTTCTTGTTTCCGGCGGGCACACCCATCTTTACCGGATTGATTCGCCTCGTAATTTCACGCTGGTGGGGCGCACTCTGGATGATGCCGCCGGTGAGGCCTTTGATAAAGTGGCAAAAATGCTCAATCTGCCGTATCCCGGCGGGCGCTTTATTGATGTATTGGGGCATATGGCTGACCCTGATGACAGCATGTTCCCGCGGCCCTACACCGATAATGACAATCTCGATTTCAGCTTCAGCGGCTTGAAGACAGCAGTTTCCACGTGGTTGAAAGCTCACGGTGGCACAGCGCTTGCGGCTCCGCCGGCGGAATCCGAGCTGCAGGCCATGCTGCAGAACAATGTGCTGCCGTCGGGTATGTCTGCAGATATGCCGCTTGTTTGCGCATCATTTAATGCGGCTGTGGCTGATACGTTGTACATTAAAACCCGCAGGGCGTTGCAGCGTCTGGGAGGGCGTGGGCAAATCCGGTCTGTGGTGGTCGCGGGCGGGGTGGCTGCAAACAGCCGTGTGCGTACTTCAATGCAACGTCTTGCCGCCGAAGAAGGCCTGCACTTGCATTTGCCGTCCCCTGCATTATGTACTGACAACGGGGCCATGATTGCCTACACGGGCTGGTTGCTGGCATCCGAAGGGCTTCATCATTCGCTCGAACTGGAAACTATGCCGAGAGGGCGTGTTATTCCGGATGATTACATTCATGATGCCCACTGA